The following nucleotide sequence is from Zea mays cultivar B73 chromosome 1, Zm-B73-REFERENCE-NAM-5.0, whole genome shotgun sequence.
TTATATTTTATAAATATTTAATGTTTTTCTTGATGAAAGTTGAATACCAAGGATAATTAAGAAGGGTCGGGGAgagtatatattatatatattatatatatatatatatattattataaTTATTACAGCACGCACCGCTGCCTGCATATCGATCTACCCGATCGAGCTGAGCCTGAGACTGCGAGGGCGACGACAAAAAGGCTGCAGCTGTAGCTGCAGGAGATGAATTGTGGGATTCACGAGGAGTACTGGACGATGGATCTGTAGAATGTGTTTGGCCTCCAGTTGAGTGGGATGACGTCGCGTGCGACGAGCGTCTTGCCGGAGTCGGTGCGGGTGCGGATGGAGAAGGGTGGCTGCAGGCGGTGGTTGGAGTCGAGGCGCCAGATGGATCCCCATGACTGGCTCATGGGCGTCCAGCGGCGGGCGCGCTTCTCCATGAGGTCGACCTGGACGACGTCGCCGTCGCCGTTCTCGTACTCGACCAGCACGGCGAAGTAGACCTGGGTGGAGCCTTCCTCGACGTGGAAGCCGACCTTGAGGCCTGGGAACTCGCAGGGTACCCTGGCGAACTGGATGTCGATGATGCCGGCGCGGCGCAGGTCGTCGTTGCGGCCGGGCTTGGCCAGCCTGCCGAAGGCGGTGCCGCTGAGGTCGAAGTGGTAGGGCGCGACGCCCGGGGTGTAGTTCATGTCGGTGATGACGACGGTCTCGGTGCGGCCGGAGCAGGCGGCGTGCTTGGAGCACCTGATCTTGTAGCAGGAGCCGCATCCCTTGCCGTCGCGGTAGAGCGGCTGGTTGCCGCAGGAGGTCATGGCCATGAACGGGTACTGGTTGACGTTCTTGAACCCGCAAGCGCCGCCTGCATGCAGCAGCACCGATGAACATCGTTcatgcggcggcggcagcaagcaTATACTAGCTACGTACGTACTGATTATATATTATTGCATACGTACCGTTGTCGTAGGGCCCGGCACCGTTGGGCTGGCCGTACCATGTGGCCCTGGCGTTGCCCCACTGCAGCTGCCTGGCGGCGGCATCGCTGGTGTTGTAGTTGTTCACGCCGCCGCTGGCGAAGGAGCAACAGGCGGCCAGCAGGAGGAAGACGGCCCGAGGAAGCAGGTAGAGCGAGAGGAGGGACCCCATCCCCATTGATgatggccaccgccgccgccgctgctctGCTCCAACAATGTACTAGCTACCCGGCCGGCTCTTTCTACCGAAGGAAGGAACGCAAGGACGGTATATATATATGCCTGTCTTTTTTCCTATACTATGCGGCGGCAGTGTTTGTTTTTGCCCGCAGCTGAGAGtgaccgagagagagagagatagagatctCGTCTCGTGCATGCATATGCTCATTGCTACGCTTGCCTGCCATGCATGCATCCACGCACATGGGCCATGGCTACCCCATCATCGCATCGCATGCATGGCAGCATGGGCATAACTTGCTTTATAATTTCCTGCCATGGAAGTGGAACACACGGCTAAAACCACTTTTaacttattatttatttattacaAGAGACAAGCACGAAATAGAGTTCAAGTACAGCCTGGTCCGAGAATAATCAAGACGAAACCACAAATTACAGCATGTTTTGAATCATTCACTTTGTATTTTATTATGATCCTCACTCGTCTTATCACAACATGTTTTGAACCAGTTCACAAATATATAACACCGTTGATTT
It contains:
- the LOC103630483 gene encoding expansin-B4, with the protein product MGMGSLLSLYLLPRAVFLLLAACCSFASGGVNNYNTSDAAARQLQWGNARATWYGQPNGAGPYDNGGACGFKNVNQYPFMAMTSCGNQPLYRDGKGCGSCYKIRCSKHAACSGRTETVVITDMNYTPGVAPYHFDLSGTAFGRLAKPGRNDDLRRAGIIDIQFARVPCEFPGLKVGFHVEEGSTQVYFAVLVEYENGDGDVVQVDLMEKRARRWTPMSQSWGSIWRLDSNHRLQPPFSIRTRTDSGKTLVARDVIPLNWRPNTFYRSIVQYSS